The Intestinibaculum porci DNA window GAATCATCAGCACGGTTTCAATAAGACCGCCGTCATCTAAGGCTAAAAGGTATTTGGTTGTTCCATCAGCCGAAACCTGCTTTTCCACGATTTCTAATAAATCACAGGAAAAGTTTTCTGCCAGTTTGGCTTGCAGAGTCTTTGATAAATTGGTCATCTGGGACCAGTCATGGACATTTTTCGTATAAAGCCATTCAAAGACCTGATTGGCTCGAAACTTCTTTTCTCCAATGGCTAAAAATGCTTCGACCATCTGCTCTCTTGTTAAATCGTAAATTGAGTTCATAGTTCATCCTTCTTCAAAAGACACATATAAAAGCCATCACTATGCATATCAAACGGTAATATTGTTTTCTCTTCAACGACGCGCATATCAGGATGGTCTTTCACGAATGTGGCGACTTGTTTTTCATTTTCTTTTTTATTTATTGTACACGTACTATACACAATATTACCACCCATTTTACACAACTGGTAGGCATTTTCCAATAATTTTTTCTGAATCGGAATGATTTCATCCATCGCTGAAGGCTCATGATAACGAATTTCCACTTTTCGTGCCAAGACGCCAAGCCCTGTGCAAGGTCCATCTAAAAGGATTGCATCATACTGCTTTTTGCCAAAGGTTTCTAAGTTTGTCGCATCGCCAACCTGGGCATTGATGATGGTTGCGCCTAAGCGCGATGCATTGTCATTAATGAGAGCAATTTTGTGCTTATAAAGATCAAAAGCATCAATCGTGCCCTGATTATCCATGAGCGCAGCTAAGTGCGTCGTTTTCGATCCTGGCGCCGCGCACATATCTAATACCTGCATGCCCGGCTGAGGGCTTAATAGCTGCGCGACGCATTGTGACGATTCATCCTGAATTGTCACAATGCCTTCCTTAAAAGCCTGAGTGTGAGCAATATTTCCGCCTTCATAATAGACGGCATCTTTGGTATAAGGAGATGCCTTAAAACGTGGATCTTTTTGAATGAGCGCTTCACGACTGATCTTTAAGGTATTCACGCGAGCACATTTGATTGGCACTTCATTGTCAGATGCTAAAATCTTTTTCGTTGTCTCTAAGCCATACTGCTTTTTTAACATCTTCACGAGCCATAAAGGATGGGACGTGATGATACTTAAATAATCATCTTCTGATAATGATGATAAATCCGCCGGCTGCGCAAAGCTGGAGCGTAAGACGGCGTTTACAAAGCTCGCCGCTCTCGCCCCGCGGCGCTTTTTGGCGAGCGCTACGCTGCTATCGACGATCGCATAATCAGGCATATGCATATAAAGATGCTCATACATGCTCATTAAAAGGAGCATTCTTTCCGTCACTTTGACCCTTTTGCCTTGAATATGCGCTTTAAGTTCATATTCTAAACGTAAACGATACTGAATCGTCCCATACACTAAGGCAGTCACCAGATCATTTTTGACCTGATGGCTATTTAACGCATGATTAAGGGCAATATTCAAATAGGTATGATCTTTCTCGTAAGCAACGAGAATATCGAGTGCTAAATCTCTTTCCATATTATTATATTTGGGTATACGGGTTAAAATCGCATACCATTGTCACCTTTCCATTTTGACTCACATTGTAATAGCGCATGAGTGATTTGAGCACCGGTAATAACGCTTCACTTTTAATATATTTCACTAAAATGCGTTCACGATAGAAATCCTGCATTTTAAAGACCGCGGCCTCACTAGGCCCTAAGGCTTTCACGCTATGTAAATGTGCGACTAAATAATTTTTGATATCTAAGGAAGCCGCTTTAACGGCTTCACTGCTTCGTGATTGTATAATAATTGACACTAAATGACAATAGGGAGGATATAAGGCCTGTTTGCGAAACTTCATCTCTTCGTTAAAGAAACCCTGATAGTCCTGCTTAGCCGCCATGGTAATGGCGTAATGCGTGGGATTGAAGGTCTGAATCAGGACGCTGCCGGCCTTTTGACCGCGTCCGCTTCGGCCGGCTACCTGCGTTAACAAATCAAAAGTCCGTTCACTTGCGCGATAGTCGGGAATCATTAACGTTAAATCGGCACTTAAGACGCCAACAAAGGTAACATTCTCAAAGTCTAAGCCTTTCGCAATCATTTGCGTGCCTAAAAGAATATTTCCTTCGTTTTTCGCAAAGGCTTCTAATAATCGTAAATGATCGTTCTTATTTCTCGTTGTATCATAATCAAAGCGAATAACCTTAGCCCCTTGAATGGTATGATTGAGCTCTTCTTCAATCTTCTGCGTGCCATAACCGATTTTCTTTAAAGCCGGGGCCCCGCAATGCGGACAATTATGGGGCATCGTGATGCTGTAGCCGCAGTAATGACATTTTAAAGTGCCATCATTTTTGTGATACGTTAACGTGACATCGCAATGCGGACATTTGATTGTTTCCTGGCATTCCTCACATAAGACAAAAGAAGCGTATCCTCTTTTATTCAGCAAGACAATCGCCTGCTCACCGCGATCAAGCGTCTCCTGCAAACGTGCTTTCAGTTTTCTTGACATCAGCTCATAATGCCCAGCTTTCGTTTCCTCAACCATATTGACAATATCCACTTGAGGCAATGGCTTTTTATTAATCCGAATTGGCATTTCGTATAAATCGTAAACACCTTTTTGAGCTCGCGCATAAGATTCGACGCTCGGCGTCGCTGAGCCTAAAACAATCCGCGCATGGTGCGCATGCGCCCGATAGCGGGCAATGGACAAGGTATGGTAACGGGGCGTATTTTCCTGTTTATAAGAGCTGTCATGTTCTTCATCCATAATAATCAGACCGATCTGCGCTAAAGGTGCAAAGATGGCGCTGCGCGCTCCCACGACAATACGTACCTGACCATCGCGAATACGACGATATTCATCGTAACGTTCCCCCTGTGATAAACGGGAATGTAATATTGCCACCGCGTCGCCAAAGCGCTGCTTAAAGATCGCCACCATCATCGGTGTTAAGGAGATTTCTGGAACGAGCATAATCACGTTTTGTCCTTGCTTTAAAATTTCTCGGCTTAAAGCAATATACACTTCGGTTTTTCCTGAACCTGTCACCCCGTGAATCAGACTGATCCGCTCAGGTCTTTGCATAATGCCTGCGACCACTTGAGCCTGCGCCGACGTTAAAGTGATCTCTTGATGTTTTTCTTCTAAACGCATGTGAAAAGGATCACGGTAAATCTCTTTTTTGTAGACTTCCACGAAACCCTGTTTCTCTAAAGAAGAAATAATAGCCCGGGAATAGTCTTTGACAAAGTGATCACCAGCTGCGTGTAAGTCATGATACACCTCTTGCTGCTTGGGAGTTTTCGGGGTGCCTTCTTTGATAATGCGAACCGCCTGTAAATAGATGGGACCAGAGGTTTTTCCGCTGCTAGGTTTCAAACTCCCCGGCAGCATCGTCTGGAGGCATGCGATTAATGGCGATAAAGTCAGTTTAGCCATGTGTTTGGCCAAATCCAATAATTCCTTATTGAGGATGGGCGCCTCATCAATAACATCTAAAATCGGCATGATTTTAAAGCCATATTGCTCTTCTGCCTCCTTTAAGGATAATGATGTGAGTGTAACCTTAAGAACATAAGCAGTGAGCACTTGTGAGCGGAAACGCACACGTACGCGTACCCCTTCATTGATCGGCTGTTTACTATAATATGTAAAAGGCCGATCAAGGGCATCAGCGACCTTTTCGACAAGACAATCGACAATATACATAGGACTCCTCCTTCTTTTCTCCATTATAACATACAAAAAGCAGGAATTAGTCCTGCTTCTTGATGGCGCTGCGAATAATTGCGGCAATTTCTGAAGCCGCCTGATCAATGGTATTATTCACAACAACATGTTTATAGTTATCCTTTGTTTTGATTTCGCGTTCCGCCTTTTCCAAGCGCTGACGGACAATATCCTCCGCTTCGGTGCGGCGACCGCGAATGCGTCTTTCAAGTTCCTCCATTGATGGGGGTACTAAGAAAATCGTTAAGGCATCTGGCACTTTAGCCATCACCTGAAGAGCGCCTTGAACTTCGATTTCCAGTAAAACGTTCTTGCCTTCGTTTAAGAGTTTTTCGACATGTTCTTTTGGTGTTCCATAATAGTTACCAACAAATTCAGCATGTTCGAGAAGGCCGCCTTCAGCGACTTTCTTTTCAAATGTGTCACGATCGACAAAGAAATAATCCCGGCCATCGACTTCTCCCGGTCTCGCGCTGCGGGTTGTCATCGAAATAGAATACGCCAGATTCAATGTCTGATCTTCAAATAATTTTGCACGTACCGTGCCCTTGCCAACCCCGCTAGGGCCAGAAAGGATGATGAGTAAACCTTTTGACATCTCTGTTCTCCTTTAATTTACATAAATAATATAATCTTAACATTTTCCTGTCAATGGATTCCCCTGTAAATTCATATATTGTATGTTATAATGACACGGGTGATAAATATGGCTTTTGATGGAATTGTCCTCTCCCGCGTCACGCATCAGCTCTCTGAGTTACTGACAACGGGAAGAATTTCCAAAATTTACAACATTTCGCGTTATGAGTTATTAATGACTGTTCGCGCTCATAATACGAATCATAAATTATTAATATCGATCCATCCGATGTATGCCCGCATCCAAATTACACATTTGAACTATCCAACCCCGGAAGTGCCGAATGCTTTAACGATGCTGCTAAGAAAACATATGGATGGGGCGTTTATTGAAAAGATCGAACAGATTGGCTTAGATCGTATTGTGAAAATGACGATCAAAGGCCGTAATGAATTTAAGGATCTGGTGACTTACTATATTTATATTGAAATCATGGGTAAGCATTCTAACTTTGTCCTCACCTATGAGGATGGCAAAATTATTGAATGTTTGAAACGGGTCTCACCAAGTGAATCGACGCGTATTTTACAGCCTGGCATTTACTATGAACTGCCGCCGCTCATTCCTAAGAAGAATCCTTTTACATCTTATTACACGCCAAGTGATAACTTAGTGAAGGTATATGAAGGTTTCTCAAAAGATTTATCGAATGAAATGTTATACCGCATTGAAGCGCATCAGATGTTTGATACGGTGATGTCAGAAATCGCTCAATCAAATCATTTATACATTTCAACGTTTAAAGATAAAGAGTATTATCATGTGATTCCCCTGACCTATTTAGGGACAGATTATCAAGAATACGAATTATTTGATGGCTTAGATGCCTACTATGATTCAAAAGATACGAAAGATCGTATTAAGCAGCAGACCAATGACTTAGCCCGTTTTATTCGTAAAGAATATGATAAGAATGTCAATAAGCTCAATAAGCTTGAAAAGACCCTCTTTGATTCCCAAAATAGTGATGATTACCGCATTAAAGGTGATTTGCTTTATGCCTCATTACCGCTTATTAAAAAAGGGATGACTTCAATTACGGTCGATAATTACTATGATGGCACTAAGATGACGATTGCCTTAGATGAGCGTTTTGATGGCAAAACAAATGCCAATCGTTATTATAATAAGTACCAGAAAGCGAAGAACTCTCTTAAAGTGCTTAAAGAACAGATCGCTTTGACAAAAGAAGAGATCAATTATTTCGATACACTTAATACCCTGATTGAAAACGCCAACTACTATGATGCGATCGAAATCAAAGAAGAATTAGAGAACTTGGGTTACCTGCGTAAAAAAGGTAAAGAAAAGATTCGGAAAAAGAAAGGTGAACCACACTATCAGACCTTCAGAACCAAAGATGATATTATTATTTATGTTGGAAAAAACAACCTGCAAAATGATTATGTCACCTTCAAGAAAGCTCGGAAAACGGACTACTGGTTCCACGTCAAAGATATGCCTGGTTCCCATGTCATCGTCCATAGTGATGCCTTAGATGAATATACGATTCGTTTAGCGGCCAAGATTGCGGCCTATTACTCAAAAGGCAAGAACTCTTCTTCTGTCCCTGTAAACTACTGTCAGGTAAAGAGTCTTAAAAAACCAACTGGCAATAAACCAGGTCTGGTATTATTAGGTCACTATAAAACGATTTATATGGATCCTGATGACACATTTTTTAATGAAATAAAGAAAGGATAATATTATGAAACTTATACCCTGGTCTTTTAATAACGACCATGTTCAAGGTTATACCGTCGCCGGTTACCAGAATGGAAAACTCTTCGATATGGGTTATCGGGACGATAACCATGACGAAGTGCTCGCCAACCGGCAGGCGCTAGCTGCTTATTTACATACTGATCTTAACCATATGGTCGCACCGCATCAGCGTCATACCACAAACTTCAAGAAAGTCACCCTCGCGCAAGACGGTGGTGAAGGTATGTATCAGCATTCGACCAAATTAGATTATATTGATGCCACGTATACGCGTGATCACAACTTAACGTTATTGACCTTTCACGCTGATTGCTGTCCCGTTTTACTTTACAGCGAGGATCAGGATCTCATTGCAGCAATCCATTCCGGCTGGCGTGGTACCGTCAATGAAATTGTCGGCAAGACGGCCTCTTATCTCATTACGCATGAGGGCTGTAACCCATCTGGCTTCCATGCTTTCATTGGGCCATCATTAGAACAGCGTAATTTTGAAGCGATGGATGATATTATTGATCTTGTCAAGAACATGTCTTTTGATACATCTTCTTTTTATAAACGTAAAGATGAAAGTCATTATCTTCTTGATTCTAAAGGGCTCATTAAACAGCAGTTATTAAACTTAGGTGTTCCTGATACGCACATTGAAGTCTCTCCTTACTGTACGACGGAACATGATGATTTATTCTTCTCTTATCGTAAGAATAAATCCCCTTATCGCAACATTACCATTATTACAATGAAAGATCGTACTTAAAAGGCATCCGCAAGGATGCCTTTGTTTATTTGATTGTCACTTTTCTTTTTGCGCCTTTAGAAAGGCCGCCATAATTGTGATCCTTATATGACGAAACCACTATATCATATTTTTTCCCTTTTATATTGCCTTCCACCAACATAGTTCTCTTAAATGTCTTTGATCGACCTGAGACCTTTTTCCCATTGATGACTAATCCCTTTGTGCCTTTAAGTTTCTTTTTGAGTGTCACAGTGACTGTAAAACGCGTGCGATCTGGTATCCGGATGTAATAGCCAGGATAATAGGTATTGCCAAACCAGTAACCTTTCACCCAGGTATTTGTGCGATACCCTTTTTTAAATTTCACTTTAGAAATTTTAATACTCTTGATCGGTGGTGCACTTTTAAGTCCAGTTGAAATAGTAAAAACAGCACTCGATTTCCCATTAAATGTTTTGCCATCAACCTTGGTATAAGGATCCAAGCGCACACGATATTTGGTATTGGCTTTTAATCCTTTGATGGTAAATTGTTTTTTAAACAGCAGGGAGCCAGCCCCTGTTTCAACGCGCAGATCTTTCACTTTCTGCCACTTTTTATTTTTATAAAGCATCACTTTATAACAGCCGCCTGCTGGGAAATTGCCGCTGTAGCTGATACTGTTTGTAACAGCGGTAAAATTATCTAAAGAAAGAGCTGGCTTACCCGTTACCACCATAAGACTGAGCTCTTTTTCTTCATAGCCGGCTAACTCATCTCCATAAGTGACTGGAATCGTTTTTTTGCCCACGAAAAGAGTACTGCCATCAACTTTAAAAGTATGTTCCTGCCCACTGGCCTCCTTATGGTTAACATAGCTTAAATGAACAATAGGATCAGCCCCGACGAGCTTCACTTTAACATTCGTTTTTTGATTAATGCTGATATGTGCTGGCTCAATGACCAGTTGTCCATAGCTGATTGGTGTGAGGCTCACATGGAGCTTATATTCCGCTAAACGTTCTTGCGGTTTAGCAATCTGTAAAATATATTTCCCAGCCTTGGCGCGCGTATCAATACTTTTGCGATCTGTGGCGCTCTCCAGGTGGCCAGCACTATAATTGTCTATTATCGAAGCTTCCCCTTCCATTGTCACTTTCACATAAGATGGCTGTGTTAACTGCAAGGCAAAGTAATCATACGATGGACCGCCGCCACCTTCATAAGTACCGCTTGCGGTAATCACAACCGGATTATCTTCAGACTGCGAGGTCTGATACTGCTTGATGGTAGCTGCCTTATAAGACATCGTTATAGTGGTGGAACCTGTGCCTGTCGGATTGCCATAAGAAAAATGCACCGGCAGCGTTTCATGAGGAGATAAATCTTTACCCTCACTTAAATCCTGATCGGCCACTGGTCCTCTTGACAGGTTTCCATTTTTAACCATCGTATTATTGGCCACTAAATTCATCGTCTGATCTGTCTGATTGACAAAATTGACAGTTGTCTGATCCCCTTTTTCAAGGGTAAACGTCACTTGATTTTCCGTTGCTCCAGTTAAATTTACAGTCAACGGCTCAAGGGCTGCAATGGGATGCATTGTCGAAAGCATCATAGCGAACATGATCAAGGCTCCCATTAAAACTTTTTTCTTCATAGATATCATCCTTTCATATTTTACGATACGTATCAGGCAAAGAGGTGATCTTGGCACTCTTGCTCATCTGATTGACGACCATTTGTCGGCTCTAAAGCATGGGCGGGAATCGTCCATAAAAACATCATGCTGACACTAATGAGGAACCGTAAACTCTTCTTGAACTTCATACTCTGCTACTCAAAATGTGTTTAAATATACTCAAACACATCGAGATATGTAAGTTCTCACGAACATTACTTACTGCTTCTTCGTGTATGCTTTTGTAGTCACAAGTGACATACTACTCACAAGTTCTTGTACACTCCACAGTCGTAAATTCCCGACTAAGCCATCGGTACATACTTACATTTGCTTGTTTATGCAATTTTGTAAGTTTTTGCATCTCTTAAATTAAGACTCGCATTATAGTCTCTGTCTGCTATGTATCCACAATTACATTTGTAAATTCTATCTGAAAGTTTTAAATCTTTCTTAATAGCACCACAGCAGTGACATAATTTTGATGATGGATACCATCTGTCTACAACTCTTAATTCAATACCATTTTCATCACATTTATTTTTCAGTTTAGTTCTGAACTCATAAAATTTCTGCGATGCAACGGCTTTTGAAAGATGACGATTCTTCATCATTCCTTTTACATTTAAGTCTTCAATCGTTATATAAGATGGCTTGGTTTTCACGATCTCAGCGATTGTCTTGTTCATGTAATCAGTACGGATATTGTCTATCCTTTGATAAAGTTTCTGTACTTTAAGCCTCTGTTTTTGTATATTTTTTTGAGTAGACTCTCCTTTCTTTAGATTTTCATATTTACGAGAAAGACATCTTTGCGCTCTGCGCAGCTGTTTCTCAAGTTTCTTTAATTTTGCAGATTTATTGATGTTTTTGTAAGTCTTGCCATTTGAGACAATAGCGAAATCCTTTAATCCTAAGTCTATTCCAATACCTTCGCCGCTGTCACAAAAAGGCTTCGTGTCAGGAATCTCTACAACAACTGACACGTAATATCTGTCCGCCTTCATAGATACTGTACCACTTTTGATTTTCCATCCATCTTTAGTCGTTGGTATATAGCCTTTTTCTTTTAATCTTACCCACCCAAGAGCAGGAATCTTAATACGATGTCTTTCACAAATGCAGTCTTTGGGATTATTCTTTACGAAGTACATCTTTACATCAGATTTTCCTTTTTTCTTAAATTTTGGAAAACCGCTTTGATGTTTAAAAAATCTCGTAAAAGCAAGACACCCATCTTCAATAGATTTCTTAACAGCTTTAGAATAGACTTCCTTAATCCATGCTTTGTCTGGATTGTCAGGTATATACTCATTGTTAAGCCAGACACTAAACGCCTTGCCACTCATAAACGCTTCACCTTGATCGTGCAAAGCTTTATTATTACTAAGGTAGAAATTATAGATATATCTGCAGGTACCAATAATTTTGTTAATCTTGACTTTCTGCTCTGGTGTTGGATGAATTTCTGTCCTGAAGCTCTTTAGCAATTTCCTCATCCCTTTCTATTTGCTTTTTATACTTACGAAATCCGTACAGCCTGCAAGAGAATACATGGAGTATTGAAATAATATCCTGCACAAGTTCTTCCTGCGGCGATAGATCTTCATTATTAACGATCACTATGGTTGTATTAAACTTCATACAGAATTTTTCAAACCAGTCATAACCAAATCTGATAAATCTATCTTTGTGCGTGACTATGATCGTTTTAATTTTTCGTTCCGTTACTTCATCTAATATTTGATTCCACTTTTTGCGGTTGTAATTAAGACCGCTTCCGTATTCTTCAATGCATTTGTCAACAATGATACCTTTTGCATTACAAAACTGTCGTAAAAATGTGACTTGGTTCTTTAAATCATCTTTTTGATTTCTTGTAGACACTCTGGCATAAATAACAATTTGGCGATGATCGTTTTCAGTATTTATGCCTTTGAATTGTAGATATTGGTCGTAAGTATAATAACGTCTATTAGTTGGAGTGCGATTTGCTTTTAAAATTCCTTCCCTGTCCCAACGCTGTAATGTTTTTACAGAAACACCTAATAATTCAGCAAAATCTTTTGGTTTGTAATTCGTGATATTTGATGTATTCATCATATGCCTCCATGAGCACATTTAAACACTTTAACCACTAATGTCAATGATATAAGTTACTTAATATGTCCTCCTGGTATATTCTAATTAGCTCATCTAGCTAATAGGAATATACATTTCCTTTCTATCAACTTTATATACGTAGTTGATTACTGTTTAGAAATAGTATATGTTTGAAAAAGTGAATGTGTATGTGGATTTATATCCCTCCCTGTAGCTTTGACTACTTAAGAAAGTATCATACCGCAGACTTATTCACCAGCAACCATCAGTTAGATGAGTCTTTGAACTCGCATTTCGAACCAGGATTTGCAGATTAAGCCCTGTGGGTTCAACACAGTCACAAAATCTATAATCGAAAGGAACTTAACTATGATTACATCAGGAATTGACATTGGAAAGAATTCCCATGTCATCTCAGTCATTGATCAGGATACAGGCGTTCTGCTAGTCAAGCCGACATCCTTCACCAACAACTTTGAAGGATTCAAGAAGCTCGACAAAATTCTAGAACCGTATTCAGAAAAAATCTGAGAATCGGCATGGAAGATACCGGACACTATCACTTCAATCTTCTCCATCATCTTCTTAAAGAAGGATACAGCACGTATCTCATTAACCCTTCAAAGACAGATGCAGAAAGAAAGTTAACCGGAAACATCACAAAAAATGATCAGCAGGATTCAATGCAGATTGCAGATATTCTAGCATATCCAGCAAGAAAGAAGCTTTACCGAAAGGTTGATATGACCTTCTTTTCCATGGACGAGCAGAAAAGTCTTACGCGTCTGCACGCAGATCTTACGGAACAGCTGTGTCCAATAGGCAATAAAATACAGAAGTCGCTGGACATCCTGTTTCCCGAATACAACAGCTTATTTGGCGGCCATTATGGCAAAACCTATATGAAGATCCTTATGACCTTTAAATCAGCCACTAACATTGCCGAAGCTGACATTAGCGATATCAAGGAAGCAATGAAGCATAACGGCCGAGGAAGAGGCGTTAGCTTTACTGCTGAGGACCTCCAGGCACTAGCAAGAAATTCGGTTGCACAGGCAAATAAAGGCGAGGAATACGCCCTTGAAGCCCGACTCAATCAGTACACTGTAGTAGCAGAGCAGCTTGAAAAAGTGGATAAAAAAATAGAAGAGCTGTCAAAAGAAACAAACTCTCCTATGCTAACCATTCCAGGAATTTCGCACCTTTCCTGTACCACCATTCTAGCTGAAATACGCTGCATTGGCAACTTCAATTCGGCAGCAAAGCTTACAAAATTTGCAGGAGTAGCTCCAAAGCACTACGAATCAAGCCAGTTTGACGCTAAGCACTGCTCAATATCCAAGAAAGGTAACAAGTATCTGAGAAAGATACTCTATCAGATAATAACGCCTGTCATTAACAATAATAAGGTCTTCAAGGACTACTATGACAAGAAGATCAGCGAAGGAAAGAGCCATAGGTGTGCACAGGGCCACTGCGTAAGAAAGCTTCTCAGGATCATCTTCCACATTCTTGCGACTGGCGAAGGCTTTGATCCAAACAAGCTGAAGTAGACGCTTCAGTTTCTTCGATATTTTTTACATATCATTTTGAAAATTGTGCAAAAAGCTATAGGAGATTTGCATCACAAATTTGTGAATAATCTCGCATATTATTCATTTTTCAAAGTTCTATATACTATTTGTATACTAACTAAAATCAAATAAAATTTTCAAACTTTTTCATAAAACTACTTGATTTTTATATAGTTAGCTTTCTTTCATGATGAACAAGTCTGAAAGGTTCTATGGGTACATCTTGGTCATAAGGGAAAGACCTTTCAGACTTTCTATATATATTGTAATCGCTTTCTTTTAATTCCACATCATCCGAAAGGATGATCTTTTACTGAAAAAGACCAGCAAAAGCTGATCTTTCTCATTATTTGTATGTATTTTTGGCGTTGGTGAGTTGAGCGCTCTTAATGATTGTATTCACTATTTTTAACTGGCCCTTATCTTTTGGTTCGACAGCTATATTTATATAATCTAAGCAAGAAACTTTGGCATTATAGAAAACGAAGATACGCATCAGTGCTTTTTCACTATTCACTTTCAGCGTGGCATCCATAAAATAGCCTTTATAGCTGCCAATCTTCCCGGCTTTGACATGATAGACTTTCGTCTTCATGCCTTCCTGCATTCCTTCCACCATAATCTTTTTGGTGAAAACTTTTGGATTGATTTTCTGCTTTTTTCCACTGGCGAAGTAGAAAAATGGAAAACCATCGTTATCACCCTTGTAAAAATAAGGCTTCTTGCCCTGCTTTTGGTATGTCCAGCCACTTGGAATCGTATAAGAAACCCCATTATAAACAAGTTTCTTCTTGGCCTGCACATTAACCATCATCATTGCACTCATACATACACACATGAACATTGCGATCAGTTTCTTCATAACATGACCTCCTTTGTTTTCATCATAATGAAAAGAAGTGCTTTATGCAAGCACTTTCAATATCTTTTTGAAATCAATTTTATATAGTCATATCAATATTTTTTAATTATAGAAATAACGAATCTATGACTGTTTATCGCCAATAACAAGGCCGGAAACACGGGCTTTAATGGCAAGTTCTGTGCGGTTTTCACAACCGGTTTTCTCTAACATATGGCGAATATGCGTCTTGACCGTATTTTCACTCATGCAAAGGGCATCACCGATAGCTGCATTGGTTGCTCCAGAAGTCATCAGCCTTAAGACTTCCAGTTCTCGAGCGGTGAATTCATAGCTTTTCGCCAAGCCGATGGATGTCACCGGGACATCGGTGGGATAAATACTCTCTCCCTGCATCGTGCGATCCATCACGTCAATGAAAGAATGGATGCTGTTTTCTTTATACCAGAAACT harbors:
- the rsmB gene encoding 16S rRNA (cytosine(967)-C(5))-methyltransferase RsmB, with the translated sequence MERDLALDILVAYEKDHTYLNIALNHALNSHQVKNDLVTALVYGTIQYRLRLEYELKAHIQGKRVKVTERMLLLMSMYEHLYMHMPDYAIVDSSVALAKKRRGARAASFVNAVLRSSFAQPADLSSLSEDDYLSIITSHPLWLVKMLKKQYGLETTKKILASDNEVPIKCARVNTLKISREALIQKDPRFKASPYTKDAVYYEGGNIAHTQAFKEGIVTIQDESSQCVAQLLSPQPGMQVLDMCAAPGSKTTHLAALMDNQGTIDAFDLYKHKIALINDNASRLGATIINAQVGDATNLETFGKKQYDAILLDGPCTGLGVLARKVEIRYHEPSAMDEIIPIQKKLLENAYQLCKMGGNIVYSTCTINKKENEKQVATFVKDHPDMRVVEEKTILPFDMHSDGFYMCLLKKDEL
- the priA gene encoding replication restart helicase PriA, with the translated sequence MYIVDCLVEKVADALDRPFTYYSKQPINEGVRVRVRFRSQVLTAYVLKVTLTSLSLKEAEEQYGFKIMPILDVIDEAPILNKELLDLAKHMAKLTLSPLIACLQTMLPGSLKPSSGKTSGPIYLQAVRIIKEGTPKTPKQQEVYHDLHAAGDHFVKDYSRAIISSLEKQGFVEVYKKEIYRDPFHMRLEEKHQEITLTSAQAQVVAGIMQRPERISLIHGVTGSGKTEVYIALSREILKQGQNVIMLVPEISLTPMMVAIFKQRFGDAVAILHSRLSQGERYDEYRRIRDGQVRIVVGARSAIFAPLAQIGLIIMDEEHDSSYKQENTPRYHTLSIARYRAHAHHARIVLGSATPSVESYARAQKGVYDLYEMPIRINKKPLPQVDIVNMVEETKAGHYELMSRKLKARLQETLDRGEQAIVLLNKRGYASFVLCEECQETIKCPHCDVTLTYHKNDGTLKCHYCGYSITMPHNCPHCGAPALKKIGYGTQKIEEELNHTIQGAKVIRFDYDTTRNKNDHLRLLEAFAKNEGNILLGTQMIAKGLDFENVTFVGVLSADLTLMIPDYRASERTFDLLTQVAGRSGRGQKAGSVLIQTFNPTHYAITMAAKQDYQGFFNEEMKFRKQALYPPYCHLVSIIIQSRSSEAVKAASLDIKNYLVAHLHSVKALGPSEAAVFKMQDFYRERILVKYIKSEALLPVLKSLMRYYNVSQNGKVTMVCDFNPYTQI
- the gmk gene encoding guanylate kinase, coding for MSKGLLIILSGPSGVGKGTVRAKLFEDQTLNLAYSISMTTRSARPGEVDGRDYFFVDRDTFEKKVAEGGLLEHAEFVGNYYGTPKEHVEKLLNEGKNVLLEIEVQGALQVMAKVPDALTIFLVPPSMEELERRIRGRRTEAEDIVRQRLEKAEREIKTKDNYKHVVVNNTIDQAASEIAAIIRSAIKKQD
- a CDS encoding Rqc2 family fibronectin-binding protein, translated to MAFDGIVLSRVTHQLSELLTTGRISKIYNISRYELLMTVRAHNTNHKLLISIHPMYARIQITHLNYPTPEVPNALTMLLRKHMDGAFIEKIEQIGLDRIVKMTIKGRNEFKDLVTYYIYIEIMGKHSNFVLTYEDGKIIECLKRVSPSESTRILQPGIYYELPPLIPKKNPFTSYYTPSDNLVKVYEGFSKDLSNEMLYRIEAHQMFDTVMSEIAQSNHLYISTFKDKEYYHVIPLTYLGTDYQEYELFDGLDAYYDSKDTKDRIKQQTNDLARFIRKEYDKNVNKLNKLEKTLFDSQNSDDYRIKGDLLYASLPLIKKGMTSITVDNYYDGTKMTIALDERFDGKTNANRYYNKYQKAKNSLKVLKEQIALTKEEINYFDTLNTLIENANYYDAIEIKEELENLGYLRKKGKEKIRKKKGEPHYQTFRTKDDIIIYVGKNNLQNDYVTFKKARKTDYWFHVKDMPGSHVIVHSDALDEYTIRLAAKIAAYYSKGKNSSSVPVNYCQVKSLKKPTGNKPGLVLLGHYKTIYMDPDDTFFNEIKKG
- the pgeF gene encoding peptidoglycan editing factor PgeF; the encoded protein is MKLIPWSFNNDHVQGYTVAGYQNGKLFDMGYRDDNHDEVLANRQALAAYLHTDLNHMVAPHQRHTTNFKKVTLAQDGGEGMYQHSTKLDYIDATYTRDHNLTLLTFHADCCPVLLYSEDQDLIAAIHSGWRGTVNEIVGKTASYLITHEGCNPSGFHAFIGPSLEQRNFEAMDDIIDLVKNMSFDTSSFYKRKDESHYLLDSKGLIKQQLLNLGVPDTHIEVSPYCTTEHDDLFFSYRKNKSPYRNITIITMKDRT